A single window of Syntrophus gentianae DNA harbors:
- a CDS encoding MarR family winged helix-turn-helix transcriptional regulator — MMDAQARQLIGLIDNITYSFGMQSLEGRCCNENISHGEFRALQVALHQTICTMQDIARSAAVTKSGATRIAKRLEEKGLAIRQQDHKDGRICCVTPTEKGQTLLNRIEDQLMCKMREILAAMDPAMREILILSLNAFVQAAKPRGVHVNPQREMCCAIEEKDTLGNG; from the coding sequence ATGATGGATGCTCAAGCAAGACAACTGATCGGATTAATTGATAATATAACTTACTCTTTTGGGATGCAAAGCCTGGAGGGGCGATGTTGCAACGAAAATATCTCCCATGGCGAGTTTCGCGCCCTGCAGGTTGCATTGCATCAGACGATCTGCACGATGCAGGATATTGCAAGAAGCGCGGCGGTTACGAAGAGCGGGGCAACCCGCATTGCAAAACGCCTGGAGGAAAAGGGCCTAGCTATACGTCAACAGGATCATAAAGACGGAAGAATCTGCTGTGTGACACCAACAGAAAAAGGTCAAACGCTCCTGAACCGGATTGAGGATCAGTTGATGTGTAAAATGCGGGAGATCCTGGCGGCGATGGACCCGGCCATGCGGGAAATTCTGATTCTCAGCCTGAACGCATTTGTTCAAGCCGCGAAGCCACGGGGTGTTCATGTAAATCCGCAGCGGGAAATGTGTTGTGCAATTGAGGAAAAAGATACCCTTGGCAATGGTTGA
- a CDS encoding permease, translating into MFGLNNVVVAGKFFLVIAGELVLIFVAVSFIIGLLMEYLPPSRVRDYLSNKLSWVQYLLGSGLGAITPFCSCSTVPITAGLLKGGVPFGPTMAFLFASPVLNPIIIALLLSLLGTKATAVYVVVTFLGSMVAAAVLSRLGMERQVKPLANFQTSCCAEETKFETASLKTLPMAAGCCSSENVQSAPLRTVTTFQAPSACCAGESSPTVQNPVSASCCSVRFETDEGAQAESFKEKLKRASVSAVETFKGVFWYLLLGAGIGAFIYGFFPQDLVIRLAGPGNPWSIPIAALIGVPMYIRAETVIPISAALVGKGMGVGTVLALIIGGAGASIPEMIILGSMFRKKLIFAFALNVFLVAVVAGYLVDILIY; encoded by the coding sequence ATGTTCGGTTTGAATAATGTTGTGGTTGCCGGAAAATTTTTTCTGGTGATCGCCGGTGAGCTGGTCCTTATCTTTGTTGCTGTTTCCTTCATCATTGGACTGCTGATGGAATATCTCCCCCCGTCCCGCGTCAGAGATTATCTCTCCAACAAACTCTCCTGGGTGCAATACCTCCTGGGCTCGGGACTGGGCGCCATCACGCCTTTCTGCTCCTGTTCCACCGTGCCCATCACGGCAGGCTTGCTCAAGGGAGGGGTTCCTTTCGGCCCTACCATGGCATTCCTTTTTGCTTCGCCGGTTCTTAACCCGATCATTATCGCCCTCCTGCTCTCGCTCCTTGGCACTAAAGCAACTGCCGTCTATGTCGTTGTCACCTTTTTGGGCTCTATGGTGGCGGCCGCTGTGTTGTCAAGACTGGGAATGGAAAGGCAGGTCAAGCCCCTGGCCAATTTTCAGACATCCTGTTGTGCGGAAGAGACAAAATTTGAGACTGCTTCCCTGAAAACACTGCCCATGGCCGCTGGTTGCTGTTCTTCTGAGAACGTTCAGTCTGCGCCCCTCCGCACCGTGACTACTTTTCAAGCACCGAGCGCTTGCTGCGCAGGAGAGTCTTCCCCAACTGTGCAGAACCCGGTTTCTGCGTCCTGCTGCTCGGTCAGATTCGAGACGGATGAGGGAGCACAGGCGGAGTCGTTCAAAGAAAAACTGAAAAGGGCCTCTGTCTCCGCGGTGGAGACCTTCAAGGGTGTCTTCTGGTACCTCCTGCTGGGTGCGGGCATCGGCGCCTTCATCTATGGCTTTTTCCCCCAGGATCTCGTCATCCGCCTGGCCGGACCGGGAAACCCCTGGTCCATCCCTATTGCTGCGCTTATCGGTGTTCCCATGTACATCCGGGCCGAAACGGTAATTCCCATCAGTGCCGCGCTGGTCGGTAAGGGCATGGGGGTAGGAACGGTTCTGGCGCTCATCATCGGTGGGGCAGGGGCGAGTATCCCGGAAATGATCATTCTCGGTTCCATGTTCAGAAAAAAACTGATCTTCGCTTTCGCCCTGAACGTTTTTCTGGTTGCCGTCGTGGCAGGTTATCTTGTCGATATTTTGATCTATTAA
- a CDS encoding iron-sulfur cluster assembly scaffold protein — protein sequence MDEVVMAYYRKLVETGFEHAGSLEDASIFLENFAEISPACGGNTNDFMHIYINVVNEIISDIKYRSICDQTTNVAIEVLCTLVKGKTLGEVAGVTEQTFSRFLGSEDKRLQETAKDLLEFLNKGIADYRAQTGGAC from the coding sequence ATGGACGAAGTAGTGATGGCGTATTACCGTAAATTGGTAGAAACGGGTTTCGAACATGCAGGCTCATTGGAAGACGCCTCAATCTTCCTTGAAAATTTCGCTGAAATTAGTCCGGCATGCGGTGGAAATACTAACGATTTCATGCACATATATATTAATGTGGTTAATGAAATCATTTCTGATATCAAGTATAGAAGTATTTGTGATCAGACAACGAATGTCGCCATAGAGGTTTTATGTACGTTGGTGAAGGGGAAGACTCTTGGCGAAGTCGCCGGTGTAACGGAACAAACATTTTCTCGATTTTTGGGGAGTGAAGACAAACGACTTCAAGAGACAGCCAAAGACTTACTGGAATTTCTTAACAAGGGAATCGCTGACTATAGAGCACAAACAGGAGGGGCCTGCTGA
- a CDS encoding DUF2703 domain-containing protein — MKTLTIRWKRLVDGQDQTCPRCGATGETVRSAVDKLKKALAELGIEVLFKTETLDFPMFSQDSLQSNRIWIGEKPLEEWIGATVGQSPCCGVCGDSDCRTLSIGNNTYEEIPERLIVQAGLLAAAELYTD, encoded by the coding sequence ATGAAAACACTAACGATTCGCTGGAAAAGACTTGTTGATGGGCAGGATCAGACTTGCCCGCGCTGTGGAGCTACCGGTGAAACAGTCCGAAGTGCGGTCGATAAACTCAAAAAGGCCCTCGCTGAACTGGGCATTGAAGTCCTTTTTAAAACAGAAACCCTCGACTTTCCCATGTTTTCCCAGGACTCTCTGCAATCCAATCGCATCTGGATCGGAGAAAAACCGTTGGAAGAGTGGATTGGAGCGACCGTTGGTCAAAGTCCATGCTGCGGGGTCTGTGGTGATTCTGACTGCAGAACCCTTTCGATCGGGAATAACACATATGAGGAAATTCCGGAAAGACTCATTGTTCAAGCCGGCCTTCTGGCTGCGGCGGAGCTTTACACAGATTGA
- a CDS encoding MoaD/ThiS family protein: MSIKVFLVDRLSNLAKGKDMFEVKGKTLGECLNYLVNLAPSIKQALFYESGNELQDNIKVLVNKKHAEAEGLEKEITDGDVIYIAMLPQH, translated from the coding sequence ATGAGCATTAAAGTATTTCTTGTAGATCGCCTCTCTAACCTTGCCAAGGGCAAGGATATGTTTGAGGTAAAGGGCAAGACCCTGGGCGAGTGTCTCAACTACCTCGTAAATCTTGCTCCCTCAATCAAACAGGCTCTCTTTTATGAGTCAGGCAATGAGTTGCAGGACAATATTAAAGTCCTGGTTAACAAGAAGCACGCCGAGGCAGAAGGGCTGGAGAAAGAAATAACAGACGGGGATGTGATTTATATTGCGATGCTGCCTCAGCACTGA
- a CDS encoding pyridoxine 5'-phosphate synthase: protein MEKIELQRAAGLVYGWANDSGRLNVVGLPEVNIGHAILSRAVSVGLSRAVDEMLVILE, encoded by the coding sequence ATGGAAAAGATAGAGCTTCAAAGGGCGGCCGGTCTTGTTTATGGATGGGCAAATGATTCCGGCCGATTAAATGTCGTGGGGCTGCCGGAAGTCAATATCGGACATGCCATTCTTTCCAGAGCTGTTTCTGTTGGATTATCGAGGGCGGTTGACGAGATGCTGGTAATACTGGAATAG
- a CDS encoding C-GCAxxG-C-C family protein, giving the protein MSIPSMTEEKAAKGFKEGFDCSQQVLAYAAGRHNLGMDEKEAFKIGAPFGGGMWNGDTCGCVSGALMAIGLRYGHCVPYDKETKALLTAKAVEFEKKFVERNGSLICRNILGYNLTVPEELKKIMEQNLFFTVCTGLVCSACEILDEVL; this is encoded by the coding sequence ATGTCTATTCCTTCAATGACGGAAGAAAAAGCGGCCAAAGGTTTTAAGGAGGGCTTCGATTGCTCACAGCAGGTGCTTGCCTATGCGGCGGGCAGGCATAACCTCGGCATGGACGAGAAGGAAGCTTTCAAAATTGGCGCCCCTTTCGGCGGCGGCATGTGGAACGGTGATACCTGCGGCTGTGTGTCCGGGGCACTGATGGCGATAGGGCTGAGATACGGTCACTGTGTGCCCTATGATAAAGAAACCAAGGCGTTGCTTACGGCCAAGGCGGTTGAGTTTGAAAAGAAATTCGTAGAGAGGAACGGCAGCCTGATCTGCAGAAATATTCTAGGCTACAACCTGACCGTTCCGGAAGAGCTGAAGAAAATCATGGAGCAGAATCTCTTCTTCACGGTGTGCACGGGCCTCGTCTGCAGCGCCTGTGAAATATTGGACGAAGTGCTGTAA
- a CDS encoding aminotransferase class V-fold PLP-dependent enzyme codes for MNSSASLEERREDFPALGRRRNGMPPVYLDNACTTLVPRQVMESLQECYANYPACGGRRSRHWFAEEVSDRIEGNPDKGIKGSRRILAEFIHAGSENEIVFTLNTTHALNLVALGFPFRSGDVVLLTDKEHNSNLVPWLRLQKAGLIRVDYTVPDDRDLFDLEAFEGKLKNGRVRLVSMGHTSNVTGYTLPAREIIRIAHQYGALVLLDSAQAVPHQVIDVQDLDVDFLAFSLHKMCGPRGVGVLYGKKDLLGRYLQEEEGGGFVLEPVFLGGGTVADATYSSYRLLDPPECFEAGIQNYPALIAAGAAVKYVQQIGMERISAHEGRLNRFLTGELMNRYGDTGWFRIFGPQDAEQRGGILTFEVKRPNAVRIAEELSRKRNVMIRDGVFCVHSYFNERFGQGWTLPRSHDEHRMVYRVSCYFYNTVEECRIFLETLEEIFRERSYL; via the coding sequence ATGAACAGTAGTGCATCCCTGGAGGAGCGCCGGGAAGACTTTCCAGCCCTCGGGAGGCGCAGGAATGGGATGCCTCCGGTTTACCTGGATAACGCATGCACGACTCTGGTTCCCAGGCAGGTCATGGAATCTCTCCAGGAATGCTACGCGAACTATCCCGCCTGCGGTGGCCGGAGGAGCCGCCACTGGTTTGCCGAAGAGGTTTCCGATCGAATCGAAGGAAATCCCGATAAGGGCATAAAGGGTTCGCGCCGGATTCTCGCAGAATTTATCCATGCCGGTTCTGAAAACGAAATTGTCTTCACCCTCAATACGACCCATGCCCTCAATCTGGTGGCCCTCGGCTTCCCCTTCCGTTCCGGGGACGTTGTTCTGCTGACGGACAAGGAACACAACTCGAATCTGGTTCCCTGGTTGAGGCTGCAGAAAGCAGGGCTGATCCGGGTAGATTACACCGTTCCCGACGATCGGGATCTCTTCGATCTTGAGGCCTTCGAGGGGAAACTGAAAAATGGCCGGGTGAGGCTGGTCAGCATGGGCCATACGTCCAACGTCACCGGTTACACCCTTCCGGCAAGAGAAATCATCCGAATTGCCCATCAATACGGCGCCCTGGTCCTGCTGGACAGCGCTCAGGCTGTTCCCCATCAAGTGATCGATGTTCAGGACCTGGATGTCGATTTTCTGGCTTTTTCGCTGCACAAGATGTGTGGTCCGCGGGGGGTGGGGGTTCTTTATGGAAAGAAGGACCTGCTGGGCCGGTATCTTCAAGAAGAAGAGGGGGGAGGTTTCGTTCTTGAACCGGTTTTCCTGGGCGGGGGAACGGTCGCCGATGCCACCTATTCCTCCTACAGGCTCTTGGATCCACCGGAATGTTTCGAAGCGGGAATTCAGAATTACCCCGCGCTGATCGCCGCAGGCGCGGCCGTTAAGTACGTGCAGCAGATCGGGATGGAACGGATCAGCGCCCATGAGGGCCGGTTGAACCGTTTTTTGACCGGGGAACTGATGAATCGTTACGGGGATACGGGCTGGTTCCGGATTTTCGGGCCACAGGATGCGGAGCAAAGAGGCGGAATCCTGACCTTCGAGGTCAAGCGGCCCAATGCGGTGAGAATCGCCGAAGAGCTGAGCCGGAAAAGAAACGTCATGATCCGGGACGGCGTCTTCTGCGTCCATTCGTATTTCAACGAGCGGTTCGGACAGGGATGGACCCTCCCCAGATCTCACGACGAGCATCGCATGGTGTACCGGGTTTCCTGTTACTTCTACAATACGGTCGAGGAATGCCGGATCTTTCTGGAAACTCTGGAAGAGATCTTCCGGGAGCGCAGTTATCTGTAA
- a CDS encoding FecR domain-containing protein has product MKTGQDGILEIKYEDGSSLLLRSETEVTILEAWKTGTSRLLRDFFLSAGRVIAKVQSATGRSPRFRVHTPSAIASVRGTEFRVAVDKKQETYVEVLKSKVTVDTATNVINLAQGEGAKIKNAGAPPSPPRKLLLAPNPVGMKSFYSSAPVIALAAVGGAQAYRVMVAKDEQGKKLVWEGVIKRGDRFTMNSLTDGSYYLLTQSIDQIGLEGAPSEAHAFTIRQNPLPPMILMPGNGLKAGEKETTLEWLSVGDAVRYHLQISEDREFQKLFLDKADLTDLTFKAERLENKPYTFRIRSIAKDDYAGAWSDPVSFNGSPLPQTLSGNSPVSSPDEITLRSNSVGEGFTYHVQVAKDSQFQEVLVDQKVSKPEISIKKPKEAGTYFVRMAAIDRNGKAGEFSQAQNYTIQNRFPYEWVGGGTGLLLLILLLAL; this is encoded by the coding sequence TTGAAGACAGGTCAGGATGGCATCCTGGAAATTAAATATGAGGACGGCAGCAGTTTGTTGCTTCGGTCCGAAACGGAAGTAACGATCCTCGAAGCCTGGAAAACAGGGACATCCCGTCTGCTGCGCGATTTTTTCCTCAGTGCGGGGCGGGTCATCGCGAAAGTGCAGTCGGCAACGGGACGGTCCCCCCGGTTCCGGGTGCACACGCCCAGTGCCATTGCCTCTGTCCGAGGGACGGAATTCCGGGTGGCCGTGGATAAGAAGCAGGAAACTTATGTGGAAGTCCTGAAGAGCAAGGTCACCGTAGATACGGCAACAAATGTGATCAATCTGGCGCAGGGTGAGGGAGCCAAGATCAAAAACGCCGGCGCTCCACCGTCGCCGCCTCGAAAACTCCTGTTGGCGCCGAATCCCGTGGGAATGAAATCTTTCTACAGCAGCGCGCCGGTCATTGCCCTTGCTGCTGTCGGCGGCGCTCAAGCCTATCGCGTAATGGTCGCGAAAGATGAACAGGGGAAAAAGCTGGTATGGGAAGGTGTCATCAAGCGCGGGGATCGCTTTACGATGAACAGCCTTACCGACGGTTCTTACTATCTCCTGACGCAGAGCATCGATCAGATCGGTCTGGAAGGCGCGCCCTCCGAGGCGCATGCCTTTACGATTCGGCAAAACCCGCTGCCCCCCATGATTCTGATGCCGGGGAATGGGCTCAAGGCCGGGGAAAAAGAGACAACCCTGGAGTGGCTGTCTGTCGGCGATGCGGTACGGTATCATCTGCAGATCAGCGAGGACCGGGAATTCCAGAAGCTTTTTCTGGACAAGGCAGACCTTACAGACTTGACTTTCAAGGCCGAGAGGCTGGAGAACAAACCCTACACTTTCCGGATTCGCTCCATTGCCAAAGATGACTATGCCGGCGCCTGGTCCGATCCCGTGTCTTTCAACGGATCACCGCTGCCGCAGACTTTATCGGGAAATTCGCCGGTTTCCTCCCCTGATGAGATCACCCTGAGATCGAACAGCGTGGGTGAAGGCTTTACCTATCATGTTCAAGTGGCGAAGGACAGTCAGTTTCAAGAGGTCCTGGTGGATCAGAAGGTGAGCAAACCGGAAATATCGATCAAAAAACCAAAAGAAGCCGGAACCTACTTCGTGCGCATGGCTGCCATCGACCGCAACGGCAAGGCCGGCGAATTTTCTCAGGCGCAGAATTATACAATTCAAAACAGGTTCCCCTATGAATGGGTTGGAGGTGGGACAGGACTTCTTCTTTTAATTCTTCTTTTAGCCCTTTAA
- a CDS encoding response regulator, translating into MKKTGKLILVVDDDPNLRLLLAIHLEKAGFQTIEASNGVKALQLLQDHKPDLVPDLIVTDAVMPRLDGHGLIREVRSEPAFSRIPLILLTGNDGGQAVGNAFRPDAYQKKPFVFSDLLAKVETLLSKA; encoded by the coding sequence ATGAAGAAAACCGGAAAGTTGATCCTTGTCGTTGATGACGACCCCAATCTTCGGCTCCTGCTGGCCATTCATCTCGAAAAGGCCGGCTTTCAGACGATCGAGGCATCAAACGGCGTCAAGGCCTTGCAGCTATTGCAGGACCATAAGCCGGATCTTGTTCCGGATCTTATTGTCACAGATGCCGTCATGCCCCGGCTTGATGGCCACGGCTTGATTCGGGAGGTGAGAAGCGAGCCGGCGTTTTCCCGGATTCCCTTGATATTGCTTACGGGGAATGATGGCGGCCAGGCAGTGGGAAATGCCTTCCGGCCGGACGCTTACCAGAAAAAACCTTTTGTCTTCTCCGATCTGCTGGCAAAGGTGGAAACCCTGTTGTCCAAAGCCTGA
- a CDS encoding CHASE2 domain-containing protein, with protein sequence MVPIRKILLTALCLLVLLGLDYLGFLEGMNNYFYDLSFRLRGPEKPLEKILIAAIDEKTLSRLGPWPLQRAWYASLLKKMKAADIVAFDIVLAETSPDDPLLAEAMKRSAPVVLPILINEDLSIEYPSRTFSAPLAGHVHVERGIDGVAREVYHTLYFQGRRLPSFASVIYELAEKRSFPRRAPFGEHSNEKAILQENLMRVNYSGGPGTIPRLPVFDIVQGAYPESYFRGKIVLVGITAMGLVDSVTTPYAESRMGTSGVEVQANIVNNLLLANAIRVVPLAGSWLIDIPLALLLYICFFRLNERNSVLLLIAALLLFSLFTFLAFSIWHIWNPPAATMISFLVLLMLAYLFKLHAAAVSLGATYAAILPHLRNERGKEKADYGREGLSGILSPRGIQQQALVLHDLAHQLIFEKELSDRILLSDLFGVAVFDPEGRLILANRDIHRLCAENAVSLDDRDRFIADLANHVLEKDVGSPAFEQWLQMAAITVSLSRPEMRYLKVDLSLLSVAEKMYSLFILSDITKVKEVELLKGQIVSIVSHELRTPMANIQGFSELLVGSLEGDLKQYAGIVLEESERLTRFINTFLDINRIEEGRERIEKNPVLVSDLLRHVQAEMQPTAKSKAIELRVEAPAEGTPVLLDRNLIEQALLNLIENAIKYSPPDREVILRVSERFDSVIIDVADRGYGIRDEDQSRIFDKFYRANVECAEDVKGSGLGLAFVKQAVEAQGGQVTVQSTFGEGSTFSLIFPKSAPEQA encoded by the coding sequence ATGGTCCCGATTCGAAAGATCCTTCTTACTGCACTATGCCTCCTGGTCCTTCTCGGTCTCGATTATCTCGGCTTTCTGGAGGGGATGAACAACTATTTCTACGATCTCTCCTTTCGCCTTCGGGGTCCGGAAAAACCCCTGGAAAAAATTCTCATTGCCGCCATTGATGAAAAAACCCTTTCTCGACTCGGTCCCTGGCCCCTTCAACGGGCATGGTATGCGTCCCTCCTCAAAAAAATGAAGGCTGCCGACATCGTGGCTTTTGATATTGTTCTGGCCGAGACGTCTCCTGATGATCCCCTCCTTGCTGAAGCCATGAAAAGATCCGCTCCGGTGGTTTTACCGATTCTCATCAATGAGGACCTGTCCATCGAATATCCCTCCCGGACGTTTTCTGCTCCCCTGGCGGGACATGTTCATGTTGAACGGGGCATCGATGGGGTGGCCCGGGAAGTCTATCACACGCTCTATTTTCAGGGGCGGCGGTTGCCTTCTTTCGCTTCTGTAATCTATGAATTGGCGGAAAAGCGTTCCTTTCCCCGAAGGGCTCCTTTCGGGGAACATTCAAACGAAAAGGCCATCCTCCAGGAAAACCTCATGAGAGTCAATTACTCCGGCGGTCCAGGGACGATTCCCCGGCTCCCTGTTTTCGATATCGTCCAGGGGGCTTATCCGGAAAGCTATTTCCGGGGAAAGATCGTTCTGGTGGGGATTACGGCCATGGGATTGGTTGACAGCGTCACAACCCCTTACGCCGAATCACGGATGGGCACATCGGGAGTAGAAGTGCAGGCCAACATTGTCAACAACCTGCTGCTGGCCAATGCGATTCGGGTCGTCCCTCTGGCCGGAAGCTGGCTGATCGATATTCCGTTGGCCCTTCTGCTGTACATCTGTTTCTTTCGATTGAACGAAAGAAACAGCGTTCTCCTCCTGATCGCCGCCCTGCTGCTTTTTTCCCTTTTCACCTTTCTTGCCTTTTCAATCTGGCACATCTGGAATCCGCCGGCTGCGACGATGATCAGTTTTCTCGTCCTTTTGATGCTGGCCTATCTTTTCAAACTTCATGCAGCGGCGGTCAGCCTCGGCGCTACCTATGCCGCCATTTTGCCGCATCTGAGAAATGAAAGGGGAAAAGAAAAGGCTGATTATGGGAGAGAAGGGCTTTCCGGCATTCTTTCCCCAAGAGGAATCCAACAACAGGCCCTTGTCCTTCATGATCTTGCCCATCAACTGATCTTTGAAAAGGAACTGTCCGATCGTATTTTACTGAGCGATCTTTTTGGGGTGGCAGTCTTCGATCCGGAGGGACGACTGATTCTGGCCAATCGCGATATCCATCGGCTGTGTGCGGAAAATGCAGTATCTCTGGACGACCGGGACCGCTTTATCGCCGACCTGGCGAACCATGTCCTGGAAAAAGACGTGGGCAGCCCAGCCTTCGAGCAATGGCTGCAGATGGCTGCCATCACGGTCTCTCTAAGCCGACCGGAAATGCGATACCTGAAAGTGGATCTCTCTCTCCTGTCCGTTGCGGAAAAAATGTATTCCCTGTTTATTCTGTCCGACATCACAAAGGTCAAGGAAGTGGAACTTTTGAAAGGTCAAATTGTTTCGATCGTTTCCCACGAACTGAGGACCCCCATGGCCAACATCCAGGGGTTCAGTGAACTGCTGGTTGGCAGCCTGGAGGGGGATTTGAAACAGTATGCCGGGATCGTCCTGGAGGAGTCGGAGCGATTGACCAGATTTATCAACACCTTCCTCGACATCAACAGGATAGAAGAGGGGCGGGAGCGGATTGAAAAAAATCCCGTTCTGGTGTCGGACCTCCTCCGGCATGTTCAAGCCGAGATGCAGCCAACGGCGAAGAGCAAGGCTATTGAGCTTCGTGTTGAGGCGCCCGCTGAAGGAACCCCTGTTTTGCTGGATAGAAATTTAATCGAACAGGCCCTTTTGAACCTGATCGAAAACGCCATCAAGTACAGTCCGCCGGACCGGGAGGTGATTCTCCGGGTTTCAGAAAGGTTTGACTCCGTGATCATCGATGTGGCCGATAGGGGGTATGGAATTCGAGATGAAGACCAGAGTCGGATCTTTGATAAATTCTACCGGGCGAACGTCGAGTGTGCTGAGGATGTAAAAGGATCGGGCCTGGGGTTGGCTTTTGTGAAGCAGGCGGTTGAAGCACAGGGGGGGCAGGTGACCGTCCAAAGCACCTTTGGAGAAGGTTCTACTTTTTCTCTTATTTTTCCCAAATCAGCGCCGGAACAGGCGTAA